In Nicotiana tabacum cultivar K326 chromosome 19, ASM71507v2, whole genome shotgun sequence, one DNA window encodes the following:
- the LOC142173723 gene encoding uncharacterized protein LOC142173723, producing MQLIVCIVTYFKMKVFIKVEVMQSSQTKLEYKIRLKASIEVVRLLLNQGLAFRGHREDESLLNKGNFLEILSWYAERCDKIRDLVLKKAPKNDQLTSHKIQKDIIIACKIEIVKAIMDDLNGDFFALLVDESCDVSCKEQLAIVMRYVNRCGSCYDGASNMQGDLRGLKTLIQQESKSAYSIHCFAHQFQLTLVAISKKCLEVGELVLLVSNVLNIVGDSFKHMDDLRESQAEKVQEALDMGELETGRV from the exons ATGCAGCTTATTGTTTGTATTGTTACTTATTTCAAGATGAAGGTATTCATCAAGGTAGAAGTGAT GCAATCCAGTCAAACCAAGCTCGAATACAAAATTCGCTTGAAGGCTTCAATTGAGGTGGTGAGACTCCTATTGAATCAAGGATTGGCATTTCGTGGACATCGTGAAGATGAATCATTATTAAACAAGGGTAACTTTCTTGAGATTCTTTCATGGTATGCAGAGAGGTGCGATAAAATTCGTGATCTTGTGTTGAAAAAGGCTCCAAAGAATGATCAGTTGACTTCTCATAAAATTCAGAAAGACATTATCATTGCATGTAAAATTGAAATAGTTAAAGCAATTATGGACGATCTAAATGGAGACTTTTTTGCATTGCTAGTTGATGAATCATGTGATGTATCATGCAAAGAGCAATTAGCTATTGTCATGCGATATGTTAATAGATGTGGATCT TGCTATGATGGAGCAAGCAACATGCAAGGGGATTTACGTGGCCTCAAAACTTTGATTCAACAAGAAAGTAAATCTGCTTATTCCATTCATTGTTTTGCACACCAATTTCAATTGACTCTTGTTGCAATATCCAAAAAGTGTCTTGAAGTGGGAGAACTTGTATTGTTGGTTTCTAATGTATTGAATATAGTGGGAGATTCTTTTAAACATATGGATGATCTTCGAGAATCTCAAGCAGAAAAAGTTCAAGAGGCATTAGACATGGGTGAACTTGAAACTGGTAGGGTTTGA
- the LOC107818815 gene encoding uncharacterized protein LOC107818815, with translation MFGSIIDVLDTIGVDVRTLEERVKAKGHLSTCQKFEVAFMLHLMRDVLGITNELNTSLQKKEQDIANAILLVEVAKRRLQKLKEGEWDSLIDKVSAFCVKYNILIPNFDDLYVNSGRSRRKVTDYTILHHYRVDIFFKIIDWQVQELNARFNKVTTNFLIGVAFLNPGDSFSG, from the coding sequence ATGTTTGGCTCAATTATTGATGTTCTTGATACTATCGGTGTTGATGTCCGGACTTTAGAAGAAAGAGTTAAGGCAAAGGGACATCTTAGCACTTGTCAAAAATTTGAGGTTGCTTTCATGTTGCACCTAATGAGAGATGTTTTGGGGATTACAAATGAGCTTAATACATCCTTACAAAAAAAGGAGCAAGATATTGCAAATGCTATTCTACTTGTTGAAGTGGCAAAGAGACGGTTGCAAAAGCTAAAAGAAGGAGAATGGGATTCACTTATTGATAAGGTATCTGCATTTTGTGTCAAGTATAATATTTTGATACCAAACTTTGATGACCTCTATGTTAACTCTGGAAGATCTCGACGTAAAGTTACTGATTATACTATTTTACATCACTATCGTGTTGATATATTTTTTAAGATTATTGATTGGCAAGTTCAAGAACTCAATGCTCGTTTTAATAAGGTGACAACGAACTTTCTTATTGGAGTAGCTTTCTTAAATCCAGGTGACTCATTTTCCGGTTAA